The following proteins are encoded in a genomic region of Sebastes fasciatus isolate fSebFas1 chromosome 12, fSebFas1.pri, whole genome shotgun sequence:
- the nt5c3a gene encoding cytosolic 5'-nucleotidase 3 isoform X1, producing the protein MDRTAVVKVGAAASASVCVLFGGVVLAQYIVAKKKRAGKKTRIIEMMPQFEKNTVHMRDPERVEQIICGLIKGGASKLQIITDFDMTLSKFAVNGERCPSCHHIIENCNLIAEDCKEKLLQLKNKYYPIEIDSNLTMEEKFPFIVEWYFKSHTLLVESRIEKDKLAEVVRESGAVLKDGYLQFFENLQQHDVPVFIFSAGLGDILEEVIRQADVYYPNVKVVSNFMDFDENGVLKGFKGELIHVFNKHDGALRNTEYFKQVKENSNIILMGDSLGDLTMADGAPNVENILKIGYLNEKVDELLDKYMDSYDIVLVRDDTLEVPNAILQKVL; encoded by the exons ATGGACCGGACGGCCGTGGTGAAGGTCGGGGCCGCGGCCAGCGCCAGCGTCTGCGTGCTGTTCGGCGGCGTGGTTTTGGCCCAGTACATCGTCGCCAAGAAGAAGCGAGCAGGCAAGAAAACCCGGATCATAGAGATG atGCCTCAGTTTGAGAAGAATACAGTCCACATGAGGGACCCTGAGAGGGTGGAGCAGATCATCTGTGGCCTCATCAAAGGAGGTGCCTCCAAACTACAG ATCATCACAGACTTCGACATGACGTTAAGCAAGTTCGCTGTCAACGGCGAACGCTGTCCGTCATGTCACC ATATTATTGAAAACTGCAATCTGATAGCAGAGGATTGCAAAgagaagctgctgcagctgaagAATAAATATTATCCCATCGAGATCGACTCTAATCTCACCATGGAGGAGAAATTCCCATTTATAGTGGAGTG gtatTTCAAGTCTCACACACTACTTGTGGAGTCGCGGATAGAGAAGGACAAACTGGCAGAGGTGGTGAGAGAGTCTGGCGCTGTCCTCAA GGATGGCTATTTGCAGTTCTTTGAAAACCTGCAGCAGCACGACGTCCCCGTCTTCATCTTCTCTGCTGGCCTGGGTGACATCCTGGAGGAAGTCATCCGCCAAGCCGACGTCTACTACCCCAACGTCAAGGTCGTGTCCAACTTCATGGACTTCGACGAAAAC GGCGTCCTGAAGGGTTTCAAAGGCGAGCTGATCCACGTGTTCAACAAACACGACGGCGCCCTGCGGAACACGGAGTACTTCAAACAGGTGAAGGAAAACTCCAACATCATCCTGATGGGTGACTCACTGGGGGACCTCACCATGGCCGACGGCGCGCCCAACGTGGAGAACATCCTCAAGATCGGATACCTCAACGAAAAG GTTGATGAGCTGCTGGACAAATATATGGACTCGTATGACATCGTCCTGGTGAGGGACGACACTCTGGAAGTGCCCAACGCAATCCTCCAGAAGGTTCTATAA
- the nt5c3a gene encoding cytosolic 5'-nucleotidase 3 isoform X2 → MPQFEKNTVHMRDPERVEQIICGLIKGGASKLQIITDFDMTLSKFAVNGERCPSCHHIIENCNLIAEDCKEKLLQLKNKYYPIEIDSNLTMEEKFPFIVEWYFKSHTLLVESRIEKDKLAEVVRESGAVLKDGYLQFFENLQQHDVPVFIFSAGLGDILEEVIRQADVYYPNVKVVSNFMDFDENGVLKGFKGELIHVFNKHDGALRNTEYFKQVKENSNIILMGDSLGDLTMADGAPNVENILKIGYLNEKVDELLDKYMDSYDIVLVRDDTLEVPNAILQKVL, encoded by the exons atGCCTCAGTTTGAGAAGAATACAGTCCACATGAGGGACCCTGAGAGGGTGGAGCAGATCATCTGTGGCCTCATCAAAGGAGGTGCCTCCAAACTACAG ATCATCACAGACTTCGACATGACGTTAAGCAAGTTCGCTGTCAACGGCGAACGCTGTCCGTCATGTCACC ATATTATTGAAAACTGCAATCTGATAGCAGAGGATTGCAAAgagaagctgctgcagctgaagAATAAATATTATCCCATCGAGATCGACTCTAATCTCACCATGGAGGAGAAATTCCCATTTATAGTGGAGTG gtatTTCAAGTCTCACACACTACTTGTGGAGTCGCGGATAGAGAAGGACAAACTGGCAGAGGTGGTGAGAGAGTCTGGCGCTGTCCTCAA GGATGGCTATTTGCAGTTCTTTGAAAACCTGCAGCAGCACGACGTCCCCGTCTTCATCTTCTCTGCTGGCCTGGGTGACATCCTGGAGGAAGTCATCCGCCAAGCCGACGTCTACTACCCCAACGTCAAGGTCGTGTCCAACTTCATGGACTTCGACGAAAAC GGCGTCCTGAAGGGTTTCAAAGGCGAGCTGATCCACGTGTTCAACAAACACGACGGCGCCCTGCGGAACACGGAGTACTTCAAACAGGTGAAGGAAAACTCCAACATCATCCTGATGGGTGACTCACTGGGGGACCTCACCATGGCCGACGGCGCGCCCAACGTGGAGAACATCCTCAAGATCGGATACCTCAACGAAAAG GTTGATGAGCTGCTGGACAAATATATGGACTCGTATGACATCGTCCTGGTGAGGGACGACACTCTGGAAGTGCCCAACGCAATCCTCCAGAAGGTTCTATAA